The Xanthocytophaga agilis DNA window GTTTGTCTACTAACATGTTTCGTACGGACTTGTGTCCACCAGTAACCTCCAATTATCGCCACCAGCACACCAAAAATAATGGGTATCATAGAATCGGTATATTGTTAAAAAATGTTCATATAGTAAGCATCAAGCTGACTATATTTTTATGTAGATGCTGTAATCTAAAAAAAAGTAAGCGTGATACCATAAGTGGCATCACGCTTATCTGTAAGAATTCAGGAATTTCTTTATTTATTAGGATATCTTAACTGATTCCTCCAAACTGTCGCAGGAAGCGTATATCATTCTCACTAAATAAACGCAGATCCCGTACCTGATATAATAAGTTTGTAATCCGTTCGATGCCCATACCAAAAGCAAATCCGGTATATTTCTCAGCATCGATGCCACAGTTGGTAAGAACATTTGGATCAACCATACCTGAACCCAGAATTTCTACCCAACCTGTATGCTTACACATCTGGCAACCATCTCCTTTACAAATAAGACAGGATATATCCATTTCAGCACTTGGCTCTGTGAATGGGAAATAAGAAGCACGGAAACGCACCTTCACATCATTGCCAAACATCTCCTTCACGAAATAGTAAAGCGTATTTTTCAGATCTCGGAAACTAACATTGGTATCTATATAAAGACCTTCTACCTGATGAAAGAAGCAATGTGCTCTGGCTGAAATGGCTTCATTGCGATACACACGACCTGGCATAATAGCACGGATTGGCGGTTTTTGTTTTTCCATCAAACGCACTTGCACACCAGATGTATGTGTCCGTAATAGTAGGTCATCTGCTGGGTTATCTGTTTTCCGAATAAAAAACGTATCCTGCATTTCACGGGCAGGGTGATTTTCGGCAAAGTTCAAGGCGGCAAAGTTGTGCCAGTCATCTTCAATTTCAGGGCCATCCGCAACAGCAAATCCCATTCTGCCAAAAATCTCTATAATACGATTACGTACCAGCGTCAATGGATGTACAGACCCCAGTTCGTTTGGATATACAGGTAGTGTAAGATCAACAGGTGCTGCTTGTTGAGCGGATAAGCTTTGCTCTTCAATCCATGCCTGCTTTTCCTTAAACTTATTTTCAGCCAGATTCTTAAGTGTATTTAATTCTGCTCCCATTGCCCGGCGATCTTCTGCAGGAATGGTTTTCATGCCTTCAAACAATTCGGCAATTACACTTTTTCGGCTTATATAAGCCATCCGGAATTGTTCCAGTTGGTCTGCAGAATCAATTTGGGCGTCTTCGATCTGTTGTCGAATGTCCTTAATGCGGTCTAACATATAAAGTTTCGGATTTGACTATAATCAGGCTGATATCAAAAATAGTACAAACGGATGTGTCCATTAGTAGTATTTGTTTCGCAAAGATAATAGTCCGGGTATGAAATCGTATTCTTTCTATGCAAAAACCTGTAAATTATCCACAATAAACACCTATATGATTTACAAAAAACATTGTTTTTTATGGGATTATCTTTTTATTTTGCGTCCCTTTCTGTGTAAAAACAAAAGGTGACCCTATTTTTCGGGAAAGTATATTTTGCTAAATCAGAAATAACGTCTCATTATTTATTTTTAATCACCTATTTTAATTGTCAACGAATGGCAGTAATTGGTAAAATCAGAGAAAAAGCAGGCTGGGCAATCGGATTGATTGCTTTAGGATTAGGCCTTTTTATTGTCGGTGCCGACTTTTTTGGCCCCAAATCAAATCTGTTCAGTAATGATGCCGAAGTTGGAAAAATTGCGGGTCATGGCATTAGTGCTAAAGAATTTGAGGCTGAAGTGGAACAGATAAAAGCCACTATGGCAATGCAAGGGCAGAATCCAACAGAGCAACAACTGCAACAAATTCGTGAACAGGTATGGCAGGATATGATTTTCCGTTATGCATACCAGCCACAGTTTGAAAAACTGGGCATTGGCTTGTCTCCAGAAGAGCGGGATGATATGATTGCAGGAGATAACATTCATACCAGCATCAAACAAACTCAAGTATTCCAAAATGCATCAGGCCAGTTTGATAGGACTATGCTGGATCGTTACCTGGATTACATAGAGTCAGACTCTGCCCGTCCTCAGGATAAGCAATTATGGGAAAACTTTATCGTAAACCAACTGCCTCAAATGCGTATGCGTGAGAAGTATGACAATCTGTTACGTACTTCCTTATATGTTACACAGGCAGAAGCACAGCATGAGTATGAAGCACAAGTTGCCAAAGTTGATGCTAAATACATATATGTTCCTTATTATTCTATTCCTGATTCTACTATCAAGGTTTCTGATGATGAATTAAAAACGTATTTGAGTGCACATAAGAATCAGTACAAAGGAGATGAAACTCGCAGTCTTAAATATGTGACTTTCCCTATCATGCCTTCTGCTAAAGATAGCGCTGACCTGAAAAGTCAATTGGTGGATCTTGCTAAACAGCTGGCTGTTGCACCAAACGATTCATCTTTTGCTATTGCTGAATCAGAAATTGAAGTTCCAGGTAATGGTTCCTATCAGGTAATTGGGGCACTGCCTCAGGAAATTCAGAATACGATCTCTACCTTAATACCAGGTTCTATTAATGGGCCTTTTCAGGATGGTAACGAATACTACATCTTTAAATATGATGGAGCAAAAGATGATAGCATTCCTTCATTACGCGCCAGCCATATTTTATTTAATTTACCTAAAGGTGCCTCAGATTCAGTAAAAGCCCAAACTCGTAAACAAGCTGAAGATGTATTGAAACAAATCAAAGATGGAGCTAGTTTTGAAGCCCTAGCACAACAATATGGTTCTGATGGTACTGCGCAACGTGGAGGGGACTTGGGTTGGTTTTCTAAGAATGGGCAAATGGTAAAGGAGTTCGAAGGACCTATATTTAGCTTTAACGGATCTGGCTTGCTTCCAAACCTTGTCGAAACTGAGTATGGTTATCATATAGTGAAAGTAACTCAACCTAAGACATACAAGAAATACAAAGTTGCTGTTATCCGTAAGTCTATCGTACCTAGTGAGGCTACTCGAAATGAAGTATATCGTAAAGCCAGTGCAATCGGCAGTCAGGCTAAAGATATTGCTTCATTTGAAGAGGCTGTAAAGAAAGATCCTACTTTATCTGCTTACACTGCGGATCGTCTTCAGCCACAAGCTACCAGCATCAATACACTGGTTAATGCAAGATCTATTGTACAGTGGGCATTTAAAGATGATACAAAAGTAGGAACTGTTTCAACAGAATTGTTTGAACTGGATAATCCAAACCAGTATGTAATAGCTGTATTAACTGGTAAAAGTGAAAAAGGATCTCCTTCTGTAGACGCATATCGGGCTGAACTAACCAATAAGGTTCGTAATCAGAAAAAAGCAGAACAGATCATAAGCAAGTTGGGTGATCTATCTGGAACATTGGATGCTATTGCTCAGAAATATGGTGCACAAGCTCAGGTGTTGACAGGTACAGATATTACAATGGGATCTAATTCTTTACCAAGTGTGGGAATGGAACCTGCGGCCCTGGGTAAAGCATTTGGTTTGAAAGTTGGTCAGAAAAGTAAGGCTATCAAAGGTGAGAATGGTGTGATTGTAATGGAAGTTACTAAACAAACTCCTGCTCCTCAGATCGCAGATTATACACAATATAAGACGCAACTGAAACAAAATAAGAGCTTCTCTGTCACCTATCTGGCTGGTGAAGCTATCAAGGAAGATGCAGATATCGAAGATTTGAGATATAAATTCTATTAATAGCCTGTATTATCTACTATGATTTAAAACCTTGCTTCACCAGAAAGCAAGGTTTTTTTATTTCTACAGATATAGCTCAGAAATGTAGTTTATTAAAAAGCTTCTGTTTACTGAACAAATCATCGTATTTTTATGGAGAGTCAGATCTGTAAGGTCATACAAGGGTTAATCAAATTATTATATATTCACAATGAGACATTACCTTCTGCTTTGTATCAGCTTTTTATTTTCAATACCAACTTTGTTTGCCCAGAATGATAAATCCTTATTATGGGAGATATCAGGGAAAGGAATCACTAAGCCTTCCTATATTTTTGGAACAATACATATATTGTGTGCATCAGACCTGGTAATTACTAACAATCTTAAGATTGCCTTTAACAAGTCTGAACAACTTTATTTGGAATTGGATATGGATGATCCAGGTATGTTGCTTCAGATGATGCAACATATGACCATGAAAGATGGTATAACTCTAAAGTCATTGGTTTCAGAGGCAGATTACACTATCGTATCTACCTTCTTTCAGAAGAAAACAGGCATGTCAATAGATATGTTGGCTGGAACCAAGCCATTTTTTATTATGAGTTTGGTTTTGCCTTCTACCATGAGTTGTCAGACAGCCTCATGGGAAACTTCATTAATGTCACTGGCGCAGGAGCAAAAGATTGAGACATACGGACTGGAGACTTTACAAGATCAATTGGCAGTTATTGATCAGATCTCCTATAAAGATCAGGCTTCAATGCTACTAGAGACTTTGAAAGATACTATCCAATCACAAAAAGAAAATCAAAAACTTATAAACCTATACAAAGATCAGGATATAGATGGTATGCAGAAATCTATTGCAGAGGCATCTCAGGCAACCTCCAAGTATGAACGTATACTGCTAACAGACCGAAATAACCGATGGATACCACTTATTACCAAAATTGCCACAGAGAGGCCTACTTTTTTTGCTGTAGGTGCAGGACATCTGGGAGGAAAAAAAGGAGTGATACAACTATTGCGTAAAGCAGGCTACCAAATAAAACCTGTAAAGTTATAGTTAAAAAAGCTGCTAATTTTCTACTTAGTATGTGCAAATATCATTGAAAGTCAACACTTTTGTTTTTCATCACTTCAACCCTAACACCTATGAAATCAGTAAGTGCTTTTTTGACCTGTGCAGGTCTTTTCCTTCTATTACTATCAACTAATACAATTGCACAATCTGTGAAATTGACAAAGGTTTGGGAAACCGATACTACTGTCACTACTCCTGAATCAGTATTTTATGATAACAAGACAAATACCATTTATGTGTCTTGTATCAATGGGGGACCCGCTCCTGAAAATTCAAAAAGTTTTATTGCCAAGGTAAGTCCTGATGGCAAAGTCCTTCAGCGAATCACAGAAGGACTAAACTCAACCAAGGGATTGATTGTAAGTGGCAATAAAATTTATGTAACAGAGATATTTAAACTGGTAGAAATAGATCTGAAAACAGGGAAGGTTAGTAAGAAATACGATGTGCCAGAAGCAAAATTTTTGAATGATGTGACCGCTGATGAAAGTGGAATGGTGTACTTTACAGATATGCGAAACAATCGCATCTGGATGTTACACAATGGTATGATTATGAAGGTAAGCGAAGGCGGACCATTAAATAATCCAAATGGACTTTTGTATGAGAAAGGAAAGCTGCTGGTTGGAAATGGAGATGGAAAGATTTTGGCATATGATATAAAGACCAAGCAGTATACTACTCTTGCAGAAGGTATGGGTGGAATAGATGGATTGGTATCTGATGGAAAGAAGGGGTATTTTGCTTCTGAATGGCGTGGTAAAATCTGGCATGTGACACCTGATGGAAAAATTGAGCTACTGCATGATACAGTGGATCAAAAAATAAATACAGCTGACATCGACTATATCCCTTCTAAAAAGACTTTGCTGGTACCAACATTCTTTGTTAATAAAGTACTGGCATTTAAAGTAGATTGAATTAAATAGCTTAGTACTGTTAAAGATAACCTCTTCATTGTGGAGAGGTTATCTTTTTATAGATGGACAATCTTTTGTATCAATAGGGTTTGTTATATAAAGATCGTATTTTTGAGAAAAATTCTTCCTTCTTCTCAACAAACTCCCATTCCAATCGAATGCAGCGTCCTTTCATCGTCGGTATTACAGGTGGTAGCGGTTCCGGCAAGACATATTTTCTGAATAGCCTATTAAAATCCTTTTCCTCAGAGGAGATTTGTTTAATTTCTCAGGATAACTATTACCGACCATTAGAACAGCAACAACTGGATTCTAATGGCGTACAAAACTTTGATCTTCCTGAAGCCATCGATCATCAGCTCTTTGGCTATCATGTAATGGGTCTGAGAGAGGGACGTACAATTCAACAAAAGGAATATACTTTTAACAAAAAGGATATAGAACCTCAGATGCTTACCTTCCAACCTGCTCCTATTATAGTGGTAGAAGGTTTGTTTGTGTTGTATTATCCTGAAGTAGCCAATCTATTGGATTTAAAGATCTTCATTGACGCTAAAGAACATATCAAATTGAAGCGTCGTATCTTTCGGGATAACACAGAAAGAGGATATGACCTCACAGATGTTTTATACAGACTTGAGCACCATATCGTACCTGCTTATGAGAAGTACATAGCTCCCCTTAAACATGAAGCAGATGTAATTATTCCAAACAATAGCCACTTTAAGACTGCTTTGGAAATGGTTATTCTATTTTTGCAAAGTAAGGTTAAGTCAAACCTTTCAGTAAAGTAGACACACACAAAAGGAAGTGGTTCAGGATAATTATACTGTAAAACACTCAACAAGTAGATATTGGAGCGAGACAATTAATCTACTACCCGCACTGAGTCAACCATTTCTATATTTCTTTTTTATTGATTAACGAAATAATTGTTTGGTATTGTAACTTCAATGTTATTAAGTACAAGCGTAAGATGGACTATCCCAAATTTTGGATGTGATTCAGTCCGAACTTGTAAATAGAATAAAGCCTAGAATCTTCAAGAGCCTAGGCTTTATTCTCAGTTGAATTACTCGTTTAAAAAGTCCAAAAAGGATAATTTTTCTATACTATTTTCCCCACAAGAACAAGGAATAGTCTCATGGGGAAGATTCCTTATACATTTATACTACTTCCCGTCATTAAAGAAAACTCTAGTTCTATTCGTAACTATATCTTGCTTTAGAAATCAGGATTACTTGTTTATTAAGTAGTAAGACACTTTAAATATTAGTTTATATACTCGTTTCCAATTTTATACACAACTAATCAGAATGGCATTTCTATACTGCTATTTTGTCTGATTACTTAATTCTTACCAGATAATAACAACTACAAATGTTGTAAAGAGAGCAATTAAAGGGCTCTGAAAAAATAGCTCAGACCATTCTATCCGAAATTCCCTTATATGTCTTATCTACTTTATTCACTTCGTAATATCTTCACCGGATTTACATGTGCTGCTTTAATTGCCTGAGAGCTTACGGTAAACAAAGCTATCAGAATCGCAGAAGCTCCACAGAATGCAAACACCCACCAGGCTATATCAATGTGATAGGCAAAATCACTTAACCAAAGACTCATAGCATAATATACCAATGGCCATGCTATCAGATTTGCCAAAGCAACAAGTTTTAAGAAATCTTTGGCAAATAAGGTTACAATATCACTTACAGATGCACCAACCACCTTACGGATACCGATTTCCTTCTTACGCTGCTCAGCCATAAACATCGCCAACCCAAATAAGCCCAGACAAGCTACAAATATGGTCAACCCAGAGAATAGCCCTACAATTTGTCCAATTCGTTGCTCTGCCTGATAGACAGCTTCAAAATCAGTATCCAGAAAGGAGTATTCAAAAGGTGCTTCGACTCCAAGGGCTGTCCATTGTTGCTTCAGTGAAGATAGTAAACCTGACACATCTTTTGTTTTTACCTTTACCAGTATAGTCCCCCGATTTTGTCCCAGTACCATTACCAATGGAGAAATACGTTCATGCAATGATCTGAAATGAAAATCCTGCACGATCCCAATCACATGATAAGCAGTTTTCTTTCCATCATTATCTGAATTTGTAAGAGTATGCCCAATGGCATTTTTATTCCAGCCAAAACTTCTGGCAGCAGTTTCATTTAGAATAATGGCAGTAGAGTCGGTAGCAAATTGTTCTGAGAAGTTTCGCCCCTGTACGATTTTCATACCCATTGTTGTCAGATAACGGTAATCGACTCCATAACGAAGCGTTTTTACCATCTTAGTAGGATTATCTTCTCCTGTAACAAAAAAATTATTATTGTAAGAATTACCTGCAGGTACATAGCCTGAAATGCTTGCATTACTCACCCGTGAATCCTGCAGCAATTTCTGATAAAACACATCTTCATTTTTAGCTAGTCGCCAGGTCTCCCGCATAATCAATACCTGATCCCTGTCGTACCCTAATGCTTTATTTTGAATATATGAAAGTTGCTGATATACGATGGTTGTTCCTATCATTAAAGAGATCGAGACACAAAACTGAAAAACAACCAGACCACTGCGCAATCCAATACTTTCCCGAGCTGTTACCAATTTGCCTTTCAGCACCTGTATGGGTTTAAAAGAAGACAGAAAGAATGCCGGATAACTACCAGCAATAGTCCCAACCAAAATACCAAATAAAAGTAGACCAGGCAACAACCAGGGAGTTTCTACAAATTGGAAACTCAGTTGCCTTCCGGCCAGATGATTAAATACAGGCAATGCCAGGTATACCAAACCAATAGCAATACCCAATGCGAACAATGTAAGCAGAATAGATTCCAACAGAAACTGTCCTATCAATTCAGATTTTACAGAGCCAAGCACTTTACGCATTCCTACTTCTCTGGCTCGTTTGACAGCGCCTGCTGTTGAAAGGTTCATAAAGTTGATACAGGCAATAAGTACCATGAAGATGGCAATTGCACTAAAGATATAGATATACTGAATATTGCCAGCCGGACTTAGATCATATAAGAAATTAGAATGCAGATGGATATCTGTCAGTGGTTGTAAAAATAGCCCTATACTGTTTCCTTTCTGCCGAAACTCTTTTGTACTCATTCCCATTGCTACCTGCATCTGTGGACTCATGTACTTATCTACTGTATAATCCAGCTTACTTTCGAGCTTTTTGTAGTCATATCCTTTAGGTAGTACCAGATAGGTATAAAATTCAGATGACATCCATGAGTCTGACTTAGCCTCAGGCAGACTGCTCATGGAAACAAACAGGTCAAAATGAAAGTGAGAGTTGGTAGGGATTGTTTCTATTACTCCTGTTATTTTACAGGTAGCATTTAGTTCTTTAAATACCAACATCTTGCCTATCGGGTCTTCTATTCCGAAGTAACGTTTGGCTAATTCTTTGGTAATGACAGTACTATTGGGCTCAAGCAAAGCCGTTCTAGGATTTCCCTGCAGGAAAGGCAGTGTAAACACCTGAAAAAAGTTAGAGTCTGCAAAAGCAAAACCATTGATCTTAAATGTATTCTCCTTGTAAGAGACCAAAGGAGATCCTCCAGAACGCAAACGGGTAGCATCCAGCACTTCCGGATAGTCGGACTTCAATACACGAGCTGTAGGTGGCATTACATGAGATTCAGCAATATGTTCTCCGTGTGTATTTGCATTAAATACAACCCGCACTATTTGATCGGCCTTCTCATTAAATCGGTCATAACTAAATTCATGTTGTACATACAACATAATTAATAGTGCAGTAGAGATGCCTATGGCAAGTCCAAATACATTTAAAAACGTAAAAGCTTTACGACGCCACAGATTACGAAAGGCGATGGTCAAATAGTTTTGTAGCATATCAGTAGTCAGAGTTTGTAGTATTTTCTTGCGTCGAATAAAAGAAGGCCTCAGGTAACTAACTACCTCCCAAAAGTACAGTCTGTTTGCATAGCGTATCCCATTCCTTCTGACACGCAGATAGTATCTTTCATATAGATCGCCTTGTACCTCTTCCAGTAAATGGGGAGCACAAAATCGTTCCAGCAAATAGTCCATCCAGAGAGGCGGATCACTATGTGTATTGGAAGATTGCTTTAATGAAGATGGTTGCATGTATCAGGATGAGTTACTACCAGACATTACTTCTATTTCGGTAGAACAAATGCATTGCCAAAAAACAAAATGCCTCTTTCTACAATAGAAAGAGGCATTTACTAAAAAGATCTTCATTTTATATGTCCGATAACGAACACATGTTGTCCGATTTTATTATGGAATAAGTATAGAAGAATCACCATAACTCAGAAAGCGGTATCCATTGCTTAATGCCTCCTGATAAATACGTTTCCAGTCTTCTCCCACAAATGCGGCAACCAGCAGAATAAGAGTACTTCCAGGTTGGTGATAGTTGGTGATTAGCCCTTTACATACTCTGAACTGATAACCTGGTACGATGAGAATCTGTGTTTCGCCTATTATCTCTTCCAGGTTATGTTGCTGCATGTAATTATAAATAGCCTGAAAAGATTCACTGATAGTTGGCAGTTGTCCTTCTACCTGATAGGGATATACTTTCTCAATGAAGAAATTAGTTGTTTCCTTTCTGAGCAATTTCACTCCATACCAGTATAGACTCTCTATACTTCGCATAGAGGTAGTACCAACTACAAAAATCGACTCTGGCTTCTGAAGTAGATTCTCTAGGCTACTTTTGGTAAAAACAATCTGTTCAATATGCATGGGATGCTGCCATACATTTTTTTCTTTGATAGGCTGAAATGTACCTGCCCCTACATGTAACGTAATAAACTCTGTTTCTATACCTTTTGCTTTCAACTCTGCAAAAACAACATCTGTAAAATGTAAACCAGCAGTTGGTGCCGCTACAGCTCCTTCGTTTCGTGAATAGACAGTTTGATACGTCTCTTCATCTTTTTTACTTGCTTTACGGTTAAGGTAAGGTGGCAATGGAATCTCTCCCAACTTTGCCAGCACGTCTGAAAAAGGCAAGTTAGCAGGTGACCAGGAAAAACGAACCAGATTTTGAGCAACATCTGCCAATACAGCTTCAACAGCTATTGATTCTGTAACAGAAATAACTAGCAGCATCTTCAGAGACTCTCCCTCTTTCCATCGTTTTTTATTTCCAATCATGCATTGCCAGATACAACTACCTGTTTGTCGCATGGCTTCATGAGCTGTCTGGCTGTGGTTTTGAGGTTGTAATAGAAAAATTTCAATCAAAGCGCCTGTGTCCCGCCGAAAATATAAACGGGCAGGAATTACTTTGGTATCATTAAAAACTAATAATGTACCTTCAGGCAAAAAATCCGTTACTTTGTAAAAATTCGTATGTGTAATATTACCTTTGTTATAAACCAGTAACCGGGACTGATCCCGTGGCTCAACCGGAAAAGTGGCAATATGCTCTTCAGGTAAATGATAGGTATATTCTTCAAGGAGAATTTCTGTCAAAAATGATGGATTGGGACTCATACTAAAATACCCGATTTTCGTTTTCTATCTGAAGTTCTCAGATTTCAAGGATTGTTGTCAATAAAATGTTGCAATTTGAGTATTTTTGTAAAGCCTTGGTACTTTTCTGGTGTAAATCTTTGTGCAGAAATGCAGTGGTACCATTTAAAATATAAACTCTGTTACTTAACAAATTATCTTATCTGTGAAGCCGACATACGAGAACAGTTGGGAGGAGAACACACAATCTCAGACATCCTACTACGATAATGACGAAGAAGAGTCAAATCCAGGCGAAAGAGAGATGTCATTTATTGACCATCTGGAAGAGCTGCGCTGGCACATCATCCGCTCTGTAGCATCTATCTTCATTTTTGCGATTGCAGCATTATATTTTCACCATTTTATATTCCATGAAGTTTTGTTAGGTCCCAGCCGAACAGATTTCTGGACATATCGTATGCTCTGCAAGTTATCAGAGGTAGTGAATATGGCAGATCTTTGTGTAAACAAACTGGATTTTATTTTACAAAGCAGACAGGTAGGCGGTCAGTTCATGACCTATATTACAACAGCAGCGTTAGCCGGTTTAATCGGCGCTTTTCCATATGCTTTCTGGGAAGTCTGGCGTTTTATTAAACCAGGTCTGCGACCAGAAGAAAGAAGAGCGGCCAGAGGGGCTGTTTTTTATGTTACGCTTTTGTTTTTAAGTGGCGTCCTATTTGGCTATTATATCATTTCCCCATTGACAATCAACTTTCTGGCTAACTTTAAACTCGACGAAAGTATTTCCAACGAATTTGATATTGGCTCTTACTTCTCCATACTAGCTACACTTACAATAGCTTGTGGCGCAATGTTCGAATTGCCAATGGTAGTTTTCTTTTTATCTAAAGCGGGAGTTGTTACACCTTCTCTTATGCGGGAATATCGCCGTCATGCGTATGTTGTAATCCTAGTAATTGCTGCGATTATCACACCATCGCCTGACATGATCAGCCAGATTTTGGTTGCAATGCCTTTATTCTTCTTATATGAAATAAGTATTAGTGTTTCTGCAAGAGTAGAAAAACAAAGACAAAAAGCATGGGATGCAGGTACATAAGATCGGTTAAATGACTTATACATATAGAAAAGCCCCACTATATCAGGTATAGTGGGGCTTTTCTATATGTATTAGGGAATTCAATATTTTTCTTCCTCGTAAAAGCTAGTAGCTTTCGATTCAAAACTATCCAGATTATATAATGGTATATCATCTACTACCATTGTCCCTGATACTTTGTCATGCCAGCCAATTGGTGTTTCACTAAGAAAAGAGAAAACTTCAAAAGAAATAATTCGGACACAACTACGGCCAACTATAGTTCCAAAGTCAGGTTTCTCACCTTCTTCTGTCACTACTTTGGTTCGTGTAATCATCTTTCCAATTGTCTTTCCAGCAAAGTACTCCAAGGGAATATAATAGCAGATAATCTGAAAAAGAAATGTAATGAGTCTATCAACCAAACTATTCATATCATCTATCTTTGAAATAATATCCTCATCTATTAGTGCCCCCCAGACTACCCCAATTATAATTATAACAATCACTGCTATAATATAGCTCAGAATAAAATCGATGATATAGTTAGCTAGTCTTTTCCCCCAAGTAGTAGGGCTGATAACCTGACGTACAAATTCACGTTTATCTAAAAGAGACTCTGATGAAAATCTGTCCATAAACCAGAAATTATGTTTTAATTAAGTTTTCTGTAGATCCTTCATTTATTTTTCAGGTAACCAAAGCACTGAAAATAGTAGAGTTACCTGGAGGTAAGAAACGCTCATCTTTAGGAGAAACATACCTTGCCTTTTTGTCTGATCTGGAAATAACCCTCACAGAAAGAACTGTTACAAGAACGTACAGAAAAAATTCTTGGATGCCTTTAGCAGAAATTCCAATGTATAAACTATAAACTCACTAAATAGCATTTTAAATAGAACACCGAATTATTGACAAGTAGAATGTTTTTCACGTAATTGTCATATTCAACTCTTATTCTATACCACTTCAACTTTCCTATCTATGAGATTTATCTACTTTTTCATTATTACTTGTATTTTTTTCTGCCTAAAAGTATCCGCACAAAAAAATACTGATTCCCAAGCTATCCGGCAGGCTATGGATGAGCAGGTAAAAGCATGGAATAATGGCGATCTGGTTAAGTTTATGGATGGATACTGGCAGTCAGACTCTCTTCAGTTTATCGGAAGCAAGGGGATTGTCTATGGATGGAAATCCACATTGGAACGCTATCAGAAAAGTTATCCAGATGCGGCAGCCCGTGGAACACTACGCTTTGAAATTCTGAAAGTTGATATAGTGAGTAAGGATGCAGCCTTTGTTATTGGCAAATTTTTTCTGACCCGTCCTCAGGTTGGAGACGCAAGTGGTCATTTTACACTACTCTGGCGGAAAGTTAATGGTAAGTGGAAGATAGTAGTAGATCATACCAGTTAATAACAGAATCTCCTGATTATATTTTTTACACCAGCTGATTGAAGCACGTACCTCTACCAAACAAACTAATCACATTTCTTACCTATGAAGAAAATTCTTTACTCTGCCGCACTTTTTGTATGGGCATCATGTGCATTCGCCCAAAAAACACTGATTCATTGTGGCACTCTTATAGATGGTGTCCGAAATGATACACAAACTCAAATAACACTGGTAGTTGAAGGCAAGAAGATTATTCGGATT harbors:
- a CDS encoding ABC transporter permease, which produces MQPSSLKQSSNTHSDPPLWMDYLLERFCAPHLLEEVQGDLYERYYLRVRRNGIRYANRLYFWEVVSYLRPSFIRRKKILQTLTTDMLQNYLTIAFRNLWRRKAFTFLNVFGLAIGISTALLIMLYVQHEFSYDRFNEKADQIVRVVFNANTHGEHIAESHVMPPTARVLKSDYPEVLDATRLRSGGSPLVSYKENTFKINGFAFADSNFFQVFTLPFLQGNPRTALLEPNSTVITKELAKRYFGIEDPIGKMLVFKELNATCKITGVIETIPTNSHFHFDLFVSMSSLPEAKSDSWMSSEFYTYLVLPKGYDYKKLESKLDYTVDKYMSPQMQVAMGMSTKEFRQKGNSIGLFLQPLTDIHLHSNFLYDLSPAGNIQYIYIFSAIAIFMVLIACINFMNLSTAGAVKRAREVGMRKVLGSVKSELIGQFLLESILLTLFALGIAIGLVYLALPVFNHLAGRQLSFQFVETPWLLPGLLLFGILVGTIAGSYPAFFLSSFKPIQVLKGKLVTARESIGLRSGLVVFQFCVSISLMIGTTIVYQQLSYIQNKALGYDRDQVLIMRETWRLAKNEDVFYQKLLQDSRVSNASISGYVPAGNSYNNNFFVTGEDNPTKMVKTLRYGVDYRYLTTMGMKIVQGRNFSEQFATDSTAIILNETAARSFGWNKNAIGHTLTNSDNDGKKTAYHVIGIVQDFHFRSLHERISPLVMVLGQNRGTILVKVKTKDVSGLLSSLKQQWTALGVEAPFEYSFLDTDFEAVYQAEQRIGQIVGLFSGLTIFVACLGLFGLAMFMAEQRKKEIGIRKVVGASVSDIVTLFAKDFLKLVALANLIAWPLVYYAMSLWLSDFAYHIDIAWWVFAFCGASAILIALFTVSSQAIKAAHVNPVKILRSE
- a CDS encoding S-adenosylmethionine:tRNA ribosyltransferase-isomerase; translated protein: MSPNPSFLTEILLEEYTYHLPEEHIATFPVEPRDQSRLLVYNKGNITHTNFYKVTDFLPEGTLLVFNDTKVIPARLYFRRDTGALIEIFLLQPQNHSQTAHEAMRQTGSCIWQCMIGNKKRWKEGESLKMLLVISVTESIAVEAVLADVAQNLVRFSWSPANLPFSDVLAKLGEIPLPPYLNRKASKKDEETYQTVYSRNEGAVAAPTAGLHFTDVVFAELKAKGIETEFITLHVGAGTFQPIKEKNVWQHPMHIEQIVFTKSSLENLLQKPESIFVVGTTSMRSIESLYWYGVKLLRKETTNFFIEKVYPYQVEGQLPTISESFQAIYNYMQQHNLEEIIGETQILIVPGYQFRVCKGLITNYHQPGSTLILLVAAFVGEDWKRIYQEALSNGYRFLSYGDSSILIP
- the tatC gene encoding twin-arginine translocase subunit TatC, encoding MSFIDHLEELRWHIIRSVASIFIFAIAALYFHHFIFHEVLLGPSRTDFWTYRMLCKLSEVVNMADLCVNKLDFILQSRQVGGQFMTYITTAALAGLIGAFPYAFWEVWRFIKPGLRPEERRAARGAVFYVTLLFLSGVLFGYYIISPLTINFLANFKLDESISNEFDIGSYFSILATLTIACGAMFELPMVVFFLSKAGVVTPSLMREYRRHAYVVILVIAAIITPSPDMISQILVAMPLFFLYEISISVSARVEKQRQKAWDAGT
- a CDS encoding RDD family protein codes for the protein MDRFSSESLLDKREFVRQVISPTTWGKRLANYIIDFILSYIIAVIVIIIIGVVWGALIDEDIISKIDDMNSLVDRLITFLFQIICYYIPLEYFAGKTIGKMITRTKVVTEEGEKPDFGTIVGRSCVRIISFEVFSFLSETPIGWHDKVSGTMVVDDIPLYNLDSFESKATSFYEEEKY
- a CDS encoding nuclear transport factor 2 family protein; the encoded protein is MRFIYFFIITCIFFCLKVSAQKNTDSQAIRQAMDEQVKAWNNGDLVKFMDGYWQSDSLQFIGSKGIVYGWKSTLERYQKSYPDAAARGTLRFEILKVDIVSKDAAFVIGKFFLTRPQVGDASGHFTLLWRKVNGKWKIVVDHTS